From one Populus alba chromosome 17, ASM523922v2, whole genome shotgun sequence genomic stretch:
- the LOC118037208 gene encoding disease resistance protein RGA2 — MGTAYNLSLLGQEDCLSLFYKCAFKEGQMHPNLVGIGKEIVAKCKQVPLAVINLGTQLYGKTDEKEWKSVRDSEKWEEEGDGILPALKISYQRLPTHLKRCFLYCSVFPKDYEFGDFLLVQFWMAHGLILQSSNPNENLEDVGLRYVRELISRCFFQDYEDLNIAAGFKMHDLMHDLASSMAQNEFSIISSQNHQISKTTRHLSVLYSDSFFHKTLPKSPNNFKCGQ, encoded by the coding sequence ATGGGTACTGCGTACAACCTAAGTCTTCTTGGTCAGGAGGACTGTCTGTCGTTGTTTTACAAGTGTGCATTCAAGGAAGGGCAAATGCATCCAAATTTGGTTGGAATTGGGAAAGAAATAGTGGCGAAATGCAAGCAAGTTCCTCTGGCAGTGATTAACTTGGGGACTCAACTCTATGGTAAGACTGATGAAAAAGAGTGGAAATCGGTGAGAGACAGTGAGAAGTGGGAAGAAGAGGGAGATGGCATTTTACCTGCCTTGAAAATAAGCTATCAAAGACTGCCGACTCACTTGAAAAGATGCTTTCTTTATTGTTCCGTTTTTCCAAAAGATTATGAGTTCGGAGATTTCTTATTGGTGCAATTTTGGATGGCACATGGGCTCATTCTTCAATCATCAAATCCAAATGAGAACTTGGAAGATGTTGGCTTGCGTTATGTGCGCGAGTTGATCTCAAGATGTTTCTTCCAAGATTATGAGGATTTGAATATTGCAGCTGGCTTTAAGATGCATGATTTAATGCATGATCTTGCATCATCAATGGctcaaaatgagttttcaatCATAAGCTCTCAAAACCACCAAATTTCCAAAACGACCCGTCATTTGTCAGTCCTTTACTctgattcattttttcataaaactctCCCCAAGTCCCCAAACAACTTCAAGTGCGGTCAATAG
- the LOC140954838 gene encoding disease resistance protein RGA2-like, with the protein MEPFYILIKKTQRLLLSTQKRKQNSTLISIIFSYQTLLPSLKKKMEEAFAAEIAKSLLGKLGSFAAQEFCLAWGLEADIARLEKKLKAIAAVLSDAEQKQSKNDKIRIWLNDLREVLYDAEDVLDEMECETLRRQVVKTTGSTSRKVRRFFSSSNTIPFRLKMGHKIKKIIERLAEISSLKFEFNLSEQATDCSHVLHEETGMNRSFDSFSGLIGRDEDKERIISLLEAPFKVGDAHPLVLPIVGMGGLGKTSLAKSVCDAENVKSNFDLKMKVCVSDDFSSKQVVQKTIKSATGERYADLDGGELNKKLEEIMNGRKYLLLLDDVWNEDAEKWLLFKPFYQKVLVEVRS; encoded by the coding sequence ATGGAgccattttacattttaattaagAAGACTCAACGACTTCTCCTCTCCACTCAGAAAAGAAAGCAGAACTCCACTCTTATCTCAAtcattttttcctatcaaacaCTTCTCCCCTCactcaaaaagaaaatggaagaagCTTTTGCTGCCGAGATTGCAAAATCCCTTCTAGGGAAGTTAGGCTCTTTTGCTGCTCAAGAATTTTGTTTGGCATGGGGACTTGAAGCTGACATTGCTCGtcttgaaaagaaattgaaagccaTCGCCGCAGTGCTGTCCGATGCTGAGCAGAAACAATCAAAGAATGACAAGATTCGGATCTGGCTCAACGATCTCAGAGAAGTCTTGTATGATGCAGAGGACGTGCTGGACGAAATGGAGTGCGAAACTTTGCGAAGGCAGGTGGTGAAAACAACAGGGAGCACCAGCAGAAAGGTACGGCGCTTCTTTTCAAGCTCTAATACGATTCCATTCCGTTTAAAAATGGGTCATAAGATAAAGAAGATCATAGAAAGACTAGCTGAGATTTCATCTCTTAAGTTTGAATTCAACCTCAGCGAGCAGGCTACTGATTGTAGCCATGTCTTGCATGAGGAAACAGGGATGAACCGATCCTTTGACAGCTTTTCCGGTCTTATCGGAAGAGATGAAGACAAAGAACGCATCATCAGCCTTTTAGAAGCACCTTTTAAGGTTGGTGATGCACATCCCCTTGTCCTTCCGATAGTAGGAATGGGAGGCTTGGGGAAGACATCTCTCGCCAAATCGGTGTGTGATGCTGAGAATGTAAAAAGTAATTTTGATCTGAAGATGAAGGTATGTGTTTCAGATGATTTTTCCTCGAAACAAGTGGtacaaaaaactattaaatctgcAACTGGGGAAAGATATGCGGATTTGGATGGGGGTgaacttaataaaaaacttgaagaaattaTGAATGGTAGGAAATATTTGCTTCTTTTGGATGATGTTTGGAATGAAGATGCTGAAAAATGGTTGTTGTTTAAGCCTTTTTATCAAAAGGTGCTGGTGGAAGTAAGATCATAG